From the Cydia pomonella isolate Wapato2018A chromosome 23, ilCydPomo1, whole genome shotgun sequence genome, one window contains:
- the LOC133530789 gene encoding uncharacterized protein LOC133530789, which yields MPSVPLAPFAEWPHLQGLALADPEFHKPQPVDMILGEDILMDIIRDGIVRGKPGTPTAINSVFGYLLGGKVNFTPNVSTPRHTCFTSFDNDNLQKFWELESVPEMRSCTPEEKLCESFFQKTHTRDETGRYVVALPFKPDAPPLGESRQIALARFHKLEYRLERNPQLKADYHACLQEYVDLNHMELADDEPPAGASYYLPHHCVSKISETTRTRVVYDAGCRTTSGHSLNDALLTGPKLHLDIVDVLLKFRVHNIAFCSDIKQMYRNILVREIDRDFQRILWRQSPEEPLRDYRLRTVTFGVSSSPYLTLRTIKQLAYDEAKHFPLASPVLLNDVFVDDVVTGADTTVEALALQQELIGLGRVTANLAWVCFPRFAYAPRAYLVKLHAIFADHSTFALIKFVMQK from the exons ATGCCTAGTGTACCACTAGCACCTTTCGCTGAGTGGCCTCATTTGCAGGGACTCGCTCTGGCCGACCCTGAATTTCATAAACCTCAGCCAGTGGATATGATACTCGGCGAGGATATCCTTATGGATATTATTCGCGATGGTATTGTCAGGGGCAAACCTGGCACGCCCACCGCAATTAACAGTGTATTTGGTTATTTGCTAGGaggtaaagtaaattttactcCTAATGTTTCGACTCCACGCCATACTTGTTTTACGTCGTTCGACAACGACAATCTGCAGAAGTTTTGGGAGCTGGAGTCAGTACCAGAGATGCGGAGTTGCACTCCCGAAGAAAAGCTATGCGAATCCTTTTTTCAAAAGACGCATACGCGCGATGAAACAGGGCGATACGTGGTCGCTCTGCCATTCAAGCCCGATGCACCGCCGCTCGGTGAGTCTCGGCAAATTGCCCTAGCACGATTTCATAAATTAGAATATCGTCTAGAACGTAACCCCCAGTTGAAGGCGGATTATCATGCTTGCCTCCAGGAGTACGTGGATCTCAACCACATGGAGCTCGCGGACGATGAACCCCCTGCTGGTGCGAGTTACTACCTACCCCACCATTGTGTGTCAAAAATTTCCGAAACCACACGCACACGCGTAGTGTACGACGCTGGTTGTCGCACAACGAGTGGTCACTCGTTGAATGACGCCTTGTTAACGGGTCCTAAGTTACATTTAGACATTGTTGACGTTCTTCTAAAATTCCGAGTGCATAACATTGCATTTTGTTCCGACATCAAACAGATGTATCGCAATATTCTGGTGCGTGAAATTGATAGGGACTTTCAGCGCATCCTTTGGCGCCAATCGCCCGAGGAGCCTTTACGCGATTATAGACTTCGTACCGTTACATTCGGTGTAAGCAGTTCCCCTTATCTCACCCTACGCACGATCAAACAGTTGGCGTACGACGAGGCTAAGCATTTCCCGCTCGCCTCACCAGTCCTACTAAATGACGTTTTCGTCGACGACGTGGTAACCGGTGCTGATACCACAGTTGAGGCCCTCGCTCTGCAGCAGGAGCTGATAG GGCTCGGCCGAGTCACGGCCAACCTCGCATGGGTATGCTTCCCGCGGTTCGCTTACGCCCCGCGCGCGTATTTAGTAAAACTGCATGCGATTTTTGCGGACCATTCTACGTTCGCGCTAATAAAGTTCgtaatgcaaaaataa